The sequence below is a genomic window from Setaria italica strain Yugu1 chromosome IV, Setaria_italica_v2.0, whole genome shotgun sequence.
cttacaagagaatcaagCCTCCGGCGACGGGCCTCCGCTCCGTCAGAAGCCCGGCCTATATCCTgaagtgaatttggaacaactccaacatgATCAAGGCACTTTGGACCTGCGGTGGATAACTGAAGAAGTTCAAGGACCTGAAACTGTAATTTCAGAGTTCATGACCACACCCttacaagtttaaggaccgtAGACGTATTTTACTCAGAAAGTAACTGTGGAACTTTTTTGGAAGAAAGTAATCATGGAACTAGCTAGGAAGCACGAATCTTCATATCATATATGCGGTTACAAATTCTACGCATTTTATTATCAAAAAAGAATAGGAGACACATGTAAGCAATATCATCCAAATAAATGTGCATATAAAGACATGTTATTCATGACAAACAAATAAAGGAACAAATAGAATTGGTTACAATTTATTTTGTACAGATTGAATTAAATAACTATGTTTGGTTTTCATTTTCTATTAGTTCTTCGATAATTCACCATCGAGCACTTGAGCCTCACTTCCACTGGCATTCCTGGCGGAGGCGGTATGTCCCCCATCTTCACCATAGCCTTGGCAAAGTCGTAGGCGAACGCCTCGCCATCCTTGCTGTACATCTCCACCAGATGGTCCAGCGGCCCACCGCAGCCGTAGAGCGCCTGGTCGGAGGTGAGGAGGCCGCGCCGCGCGACCAGGTCCTTGTAGTAGGCGTTGTCGAACCTCATCGGTGTCTGCTCGTCGAACGGCGCCGCGgcatcgtcgccgtcgccctGGCACGTCTGCCTTCGGAGCTCCGCGAAGGAGGGGTCGATGTCGGcgcggccgccctcctcccgGCCGTAGACGCGGGCCTTGTAGTGGACGCACCGCGCCGTGCCAACGGTGTGCGCGCCCGAGAGCGCGACCAtgtcgcgggcgtcgaggccgtGTTCGGCGAACGCGGCGATGAGGCCTGTGAGGTTGGCGTGCGGGGACGGGAGGTCGTTCTCGGCGGCGTCCCTGTCGGCGCCACGCGAGTCCTTGCGGCCGAGCTGCACACTCCATGCCGGGCCTCCGAGCAGGGCGACGGCATCCCGGGAGGCCAGGGCGAG
It includes:
- the LOC101759739 gene encoding peroxidase P7, which produces MSPSRSSSWLTPLILSVLFACTANGDHHLSVRYYDETCPSAQHIVHSVMASKVAADQAIAPAVLRLFFHDCFINGCDGSVLLDDGTPFFESEKAAEPNDSLRGFDVIDEIKSHLEHSCPATVSCADILALASRDAVALLGGPAWSVQLGRKDSRGADRDAAENDLPSPHANLTGLIAAFAEHGLDARDMVALSGAHTVGTARCVHYKARVYGREEGGRADIDPSFAELRRQTCQGDGDDAAAPFDEQTPMRFDNAYYKDLVARRGLLTSDQALYGCGGPLDHLVEMYSKDGEAFAYDFAKAMVKMGDIPPPPGMPVEVRLKCSMVNYRRTNRK